The Ketogulonicigenium robustum nucleotide sequence CGGTAGCGGAACTCGGAAGCGACGTCGATTTCAGCTGGGATGCGCGCGATCTGCTCGAACCAGTATTTGGCGACATGGCAAGCATAGCTGGCTGTGCCGCAGGCCACCAACACCACGCGATCCACACCAGTAAAATCAACCGGCAGCGCGGGCATTCCACCTTCGTCGATATAGGCAGCCAAAGCGTTCGCGACGACGGTCGGCTGCTCGGCGATTTCCTTGGCCATGAAGTGGCGGTAACCTGCCTTATCGACCCGCGCCTGATCAACCGCGATGCGCTGCAACGGGCGGGTGACCGGCGCACCCTGCGCGTCAAAAACCTGCGCACCGGCGCGGGTAATGACCGCCCAGTCGCCCTCATCCAGATAGGTCAAGCGGTCGGTCAGCGGTGCCAGCGCGATGGCGTCCGACCCCACGAACATCTCGCCCGTGCCATGGCCAATCACCAGCGGGCTGCCGCGGCGGGCACAGATCATCAGGTCGTCGTACCCCTCGAACAGCATGCACAGGGCAAAGGCCCCCTCTAGCTGCGGCAGAACCGCGGCCACCGCCGCAGCGGGGCTTGCGCCGCCCTGCAACGCGCGGCCAATCAGCAGCGCGACGATTTCCGTGTCAGTCTGCGAGGTCGGCAACACGCCCTCATCCGCCAGCGCCGCGCCCAGCGCGCGGTAGTTTTCGATGATCCCGTTATGGACAACCGCGACGCCATGGCCCGTGTGCGGATGGGCGTTTACCTCGGTCGCCGCACCGTGGGTGGCCCAGCGGGTGTGCCCGATGCCTGCGCGCCCGGCCAACGGGGCATGTACCAGATGGTCGGACAGGTTCACCAGCTTGCCCACCGCGCGCCGCCGCCCTATCGCGCCATTGTTGACAGTGGCGATCCCTGCGGAATCGTAACCACGATATTCCAGCCGCTTCAGCGCCTCGACCAACAGGGGCGCAGCCTCGTGCTGCCCCAAAACGCCTACAATCCCGCACATCGCTGCCTCCGGTTTCTTTTGGGGTTTAGTAGACGTGCAGCGGGGGTGCGCCAAGGGCAGGCTTGACTTCGCAAGCCCGAACGCGCCCCCTAACCGGCAACGAGTCGCCCAAATTGAAAGGATTCCGTATGTCTTTCGCCCGTGAAGTCGAAGACCGCTTGGTACGCTACGCCGCCATCGACAGCCAAAGTGATGCCGACAGCACCAGCCAGCCCAGCACGGCAATCCAGTTGGATATGATGACGCTGCTGCGCGATGAACTGCTGCAGATGGGGGCGCAAGACGTGCAGCTGACCGATTACGGCGTAGTTCTGGCAACGGTGCCCGCCACCGTCGACGGCCCCACCATCGGCCTGCTGGCCCACGTAGATACCGCCCCGCAGTTCAACGCAACGGGTGTGAAGCCGCGCGTTGTGCGCGGCTATAACGGGGGCGACATCACCTACCCCGACAACCCCGACCTGATCCTGTCTCCGGCCGAATACCCGTATCTGGCGCGAAAAGTGGGTGAGGACATCATCACCGCATCCGGCACGACCCTGCTCGGGGCCGACGACAAGGCCGGTGTCAGCATCATCATGACCGCCGCGCACCACCTGCTGACCACGCCCGGGCTGAAGCACGGCAAGATCCGCTTGGCATTCACCCCTGACGAGGAAATCGGCAAAGGCGTGGACGCGCGGCTGCCCGCAGATCTGGCGGCCGATTTCGCCTATACTTTCGACGGCGGCGCGGTGGGCGAAATTGAGTACGAGAGCTTCTCGGCCGACGGGGTGCAGATCGTGGTCAAGGGCGTCTCGATCCATCCGGGTCAGGCCAAGGACAAGATGGTTAACGCCGTGCATCTGGCCGCCAAAATTGTGCAAACCCTGCCCCAAGCAACAATGACCCCTGAAGTGACCGAAGACCGCGAGGGGTTCATCCACGTCACCGAGATGACCGGCGGCTCGTCCGAAATGCGCATTACGCTGATCCTGCGCGACTTTGAACTGGACGGGTTAGAGGCCAAGGGCGCGCTGGTGCGCAAGATCTGTGATGCCGTCGCCGCAGGCGAGCCGCGCGCCAGCATCACCTGCACCATCCGCCCGCAGTACCGCAACATGCGCTACTGGCTGGAAAAGGACATGACGCCTGTCGAACTGGCGCGCACCGCAGCCCGCGCCGTCGGGATCGAGCCTGTATCAGTGCCGATCCGTGGCGGCACAGATGGCTCGCGCCTGACGGAGATGGGCGTGCCCACCCCCAACCTGTTCACCGGCATGCAGAACATCCACGGCCCGCTGGAATGGGTATCAGTGCAAGACATGGACCGCGCCACCCAATTCTGCCTGGCCTTGCTGGAAGGCGCGACCGCCCGCTAAGGCGCAACGCTGAGCGCGATCGAGGTGTCGAGCGCCTCGAAAGCGTTCAGGCCGATCAGGTCGTAAAGCTCGGCGCGGGTCTGCATGTCGGGGATCATTGCGGCGGGCGTCCCATCGCGCGCGATGGTTTGGTACAGCCGCGCCTGCGCCTTGTTCGCAACGCGCAGGCTGGACACCGGCCAGATCACCATATCATAGCCCAGATCCTGAAACTCCTGCGCGGTCAGCGCGGGGGTGCGGCCGAATTCGGTCATATTGGCTAGCAGCCTCACCCCCGGCAACGCCGCCCGTACCTGACGGAACATCTCGACCGAGGTCAGCGCCTCGGGGAAGATGGCATCGGCCCCCGCCGCAACATACAGCTTGGCGCGCGCGATCGTCCCCTCGATCCCCTCGCTGGCGGCGGCATCGGTGCGGGCGATAATAACCAGATCGCGGCGGGCCCGCGCGGCGGCGGCGACCTTGGCGGCCATATCATGCGCGCCGGCCAGCTTTTTATCATTCAAGTGGCCGCATTTCTTGGGCAAAAGCTGGTCTTCCAGATGCACAGCACCCGCGCCGGCTTCCTCGAATACGCGAACCATATGCATGACGTTCAGCGCCTCGCCATAGCCGGTGTCGCCGTCGACCAGCAGCGGCAAGCCGGTGGCGCGGGCGATCTGGCGGATGAAAAACGCCACCTCGTCCACCGTGATGATCCCAAGGTCGGGCAGCCCCATGCTGGCCGTCATGGCCGCACCCGACAGATAAAGCGCGTCAAAACCCGCCGCCTTGGCTTGCAGGGCGGCCTGCCCGTTATGTGCGCCCGGCAGGCGCAAGATTTCGGGACGATCCAGCAAGGCGCGAAAGCGCTGCCCTGCGGGTGTGTGTGGCAGATCCGTGGCAACCAGATAGGTCATATCCTCCCCCTCCCAAGGGATATCAGGTGACGAAGGCCGCCTCGATATGGCGGCGCATCAGCAGTTCGGCCACATCGCCATCGCGTTCGATGATGGCATTCGCGATGCGGCGGTGTTCGACATACGATCGCCGGATACGGCCAGCCTCGTCGCGGCGGGCGCGGCGGACCAACTGGAACAACGGCCAAAAGCGGTCGTTGATCAGGTCGATCAGATGGGTGTTGCGCGACATGGTGGCCACGCGGTGGTGAAAGTCGGTATTCGCGCGCGACTGCCAGTAATCCAGTGGCCCGTCGCGTTCCAAAACATCGCGGTGCGCGTCCAGCATAGTGGCGAGGGTTTTCAGCTCGTCCTCGGTTGCATTCTGGGCGGCTTGGCGGGCGGCCAACCCCTCTAGCGCGCCGCGCACGGCCATCAGGTTGGCGCGCATCGCCTCGTCCGGCACGATGACGCGCACCCCTTGCCGCAAACGGTGCGTGACAAGGCCCCGCTCCTCCAGCCGCCGGATCGCCTCGCGCACGGGCGCGCGGCTGATCTGGTCGGCAGCTGCGATCTTCGGCTCGGACAGCTTGGCGCCGGGGGCCAGATCACCTGAAAGGATTTGCCCCAGCAGGCGGTCGTACACGCGGTCAACAAGGCTGTCGTCTTGGTCTGTCATCAGGTCGGCCCCTATGGGCAGCCCCCTGGGGGGCCGCGGCATCACAGCCCGTGGTCGAATATCCCTGCGCCAGTGACACTGGCAGGGGTGACGCGACCGGCGGGCAAGGCGGGAATTAGCAGGTCGATCTCGGGCGGGGCAAGCGTGGCAAGGGCATGGGCCGCAGCGGTGAAACGTTCCAGCGCCTCGCTGCCCAATTCCGCGCCAGCCAGCGTTTGCAGCTTGCCGACATAGGCGTCCCACCCCCAAGGGGCCTTGCCGTTGGGGTGCGCATCGGCCACGCCGCGCGCTCCTTCGATCACCGTGCCATCGCGTAGGGTTATGATGATCTTGCCGCCGAACTGGCGCTTGTCGGGGTCTTGTTCGTGGTAGCGGGCGGTCCAATCGGGGTGCTCGACCGTGGTGATCTTGTGCCACAGACCGCGCTTGTCCGCCGCGCGGGCGCGCTCGCGCGTGTAGCTGTCGACATGGTGCCACGCGCCATCTTCCAGTGCGACGGCAAGGATATACATGATCGAATGGTCCAGCGTCTCGCGGCTTGCCTCGGGATCGGACTTTTGCGGGTCTGCCGCGCCCGTGCCGATCACGTGATGCGTATGGTGCGAGGTTTCCAAGACGATGCTTTTCACCTGATCCCAATCGGGGATCTGGTGGCCCATCTCGATCGCCAGATCGATCAGTGCCTGCGCCTGATATTCAGCCGAATGCGCCTTGGTATAGGTTTCCAAAATGGCGCGGGGGCTTTCGCCAGCTTCGGGCAAGGTAACGTGATAGACGTCGTCCTTGCCGCCCAGCATCCAGGCGATGACGGAATCCTCGCCCTCGTAGATAGGCGATGGCGACCCCTCGCCCCGCATGGCGCGGTCGATGCATTCAACTGCAAGCTTGCCGGTGAAGCCGGGAACATAGGCCTTCCAGCTGGAAATTTCGCCCTTGCGGCTTTGGCGGGTCGAAAACGACAGGTGCACCGCCTGCCCCACCGCTTGATAGATCACCTCGGGCGGCAGGCCCAGCATCGCGCCGATGCCGGCGGTCGTCGCGGGGGCCAGATGCCCCGCGTGGTCTTTCTTGTATTTATGCAGCGAGATCGCCTTCACCAGCGCGACGTGGACTTCGTAGTGCACCGCGATCCCACGGGCCAGATCGGCCCCCGACACGCCCATCTGCTGCGCCACCGCGATCAGGGGCGAGATTGCGTCGCCGGGGTGCGAGTATTCGGCGGCCAGAAAGGTATCGTGATAGTCCAACTCGCGCACGGCAGTAGAATTCGCCCACGCGGCCCATTCCGCGTCGAACCGCTGGGTGGCAGGCAGGCCATACAGCGTCGCACCGCCCTTTCGTGGGTGCCCTAGCGCCATCGCGCGGGCCGATGCAACCGGCCCGCGATTGATCGCCGCCAAAGCCACCGCCGCATTGTCGACGATGCGGCACGCGATCATCTCTAGCACGTCGGCATCCAACGGGCCGGGGTTCGCGGCGAAGCTGGCGATATGCCACGCCAACTGGTCTTCCCGCGGCAGACGGGCGCTGGAAGGGTGGACCCGCACATCGTAAGTCTTCATTTTCTCTCTCTTTTTCGGGTTATCACGCGGCGGCGCGCAAGCGGCGCAGCAGCATCGGCACAAGGAACGTGCCCGCA carries:
- the pepT gene encoding peptidase T, translated to MSFAREVEDRLVRYAAIDSQSDADSTSQPSTAIQLDMMTLLRDELLQMGAQDVQLTDYGVVLATVPATVDGPTIGLLAHVDTAPQFNATGVKPRVVRGYNGGDITYPDNPDLILSPAEYPYLARKVGEDIITASGTTLLGADDKAGVSIIMTAAHHLLTTPGLKHGKIRLAFTPDEEIGKGVDARLPADLAADFAYTFDGGAVGEIEYESFSADGVQIVVKGVSIHPGQAKDKMVNAVHLAAKIVQTLPQATMTPEVTEDREGFIHVTEMTGGSSEMRITLILRDFELDGLEAKGALVRKICDAVAAGEPRASITCTIRPQYRNMRYWLEKDMTPVELARTAARAVGIEPVSVPIRGGTDGSRLTEMGVPTPNLFTGMQNIHGPLEWVSVQDMDRATQFCLALLEGATAR
- the prpB gene encoding methylisocitrate lyase, producing MTYLVATDLPHTPAGQRFRALLDRPEILRLPGAHNGQAALQAKAAGFDALYLSGAAMTASMGLPDLGIITVDEVAFFIRQIARATGLPLLVDGDTGYGEALNVMHMVRVFEEAGAGAVHLEDQLLPKKCGHLNDKKLAGAHDMAAKVAAAARARRDLVIIARTDAAASEGIEGTIARAKLYVAAGADAIFPEALTSVEMFRQVRAALPGVRLLANMTEFGRTPALTAQEFQDLGYDMVIWPVSSLRVANKAQARLYQTIARDGTPAAMIPDMQTRAELYDLIGLNAFEALDTSIALSVAP
- a CDS encoding MmgE/PrpD family protein; its protein translation is MKTYDVRVHPSSARLPREDQLAWHIASFAANPGPLDADVLEMIACRIVDNAAVALAAINRGPVASARAMALGHPRKGGATLYGLPATQRFDAEWAAWANSTAVRELDYHDTFLAAEYSHPGDAISPLIAVAQQMGVSGADLARGIAVHYEVHVALVKAISLHKYKKDHAGHLAPATTAGIGAMLGLPPEVIYQAVGQAVHLSFSTRQSRKGEISSWKAYVPGFTGKLAVECIDRAMRGEGSPSPIYEGEDSVIAWMLGGKDDVYHVTLPEAGESPRAILETYTKAHSAEYQAQALIDLAIEMGHQIPDWDQVKSIVLETSHHTHHVIGTGAADPQKSDPEASRETLDHSIMYILAVALEDGAWHHVDSYTRERARAADKRGLWHKITTVEHPDWTARYHEQDPDKRQFGGKIIITLRDGTVIEGARGVADAHPNGKAPWGWDAYVGKLQTLAGAELGSEALERFTAAAHALATLAPPEIDLLIPALPAGRVTPASVTGAGIFDHGL
- a CDS encoding GntR family transcriptional regulator: MTDQDDSLVDRVYDRLLGQILSGDLAPGAKLSEPKIAAADQISRAPVREAIRRLEERGLVTHRLRQGVRVIVPDEAMRANLMAVRGALEGLAARQAAQNATEDELKTLATMLDAHRDVLERDGPLDYWQSRANTDFHHRVATMSRNTHLIDLINDRFWPLFQLVRRARRDEAGRIRRSYVEHRRIANAIIERDGDVAELLMRRHIEAAFVT
- the glmS gene encoding glutamine--fructose-6-phosphate transaminase (isomerizing); the encoded protein is MCGIVGVLGQHEAAPLLVEALKRLEYRGYDSAGIATVNNGAIGRRRAVGKLVNLSDHLVHAPLAGRAGIGHTRWATHGAATEVNAHPHTGHGVAVVHNGIIENYRALGAALADEGVLPTSQTDTEIVALLIGRALQGGASPAAAVAAVLPQLEGAFALCMLFEGYDDLMICARRGSPLVIGHGTGEMFVGSDAIALAPLTDRLTYLDEGDWAVITRAGAQVFDAQGAPVTRPLQRIAVDQARVDKAGYRHFMAKEIAEQPTVVANALAAYIDEGGMPALPVDFTGVDRVVLVACGTASYACHVAKYWFEQIARIPAEIDVASEFRYRDPVLSPRSMAVFVSQSGETADTLAALRHVRGQVAQVVAVVNVPTSSIAREADCVLPIWAGVEIGVASTKAFTCQLTVLALMALQAAKARGTIDDAQIAAHVQGLRSVAGLMNVAIDGANAYPAVAQQLAQARDILFLGRGPMFPLALEGALKLKEISYIHAEAYASGELKHGPIALIDADVPVIVFAPPDGLFDKTVSNMQEVMARHGKVLLVSDAHGIAEAGEGVWATITMPSVDAVWAPILYAVPAQFLAYYTAVAKGTDVDQPRNLAKSVTVE